A region from the Azospirillaceae bacterium genome encodes:
- a CDS encoding chloride channel protein encodes MPPTLAYFGRISVAPARPVDSPLGWWMVLVPVAGCLIIGLMARYGSEKIRGHGIPEAMEAILVGRSRIQPKVALLKPLSSAISIGSGGPFGAEGPIIMTGGAIGSLFAQLFHLTDAERKTLLVAGAAAGMRATFGTPVAAMLLAVELLLFEWKPRSFIPVAVAAAVAAACRPALLGAGPLFPLADSAPLPALGLLLCAVLGVLAGLGSGVLTRLVYGFEDLFARLPLHWMWWPMIGGLAVGIGGLVDPRALGVGYENIAALLHAGMGMDDALRLVVVKALIWAIALGSGTSGGVLAPLLMMGGALGAVFGLTVPYGTPGDWALVGMAAMMGGTMRAPLTAMIFALELSHDMGALLPLAIACTLSHGTTVLLLKRSILTEKVARRGHHIVREYGVDPFDTLRVAQIMVRRVDTLANGMTLADAAAFFLDGADRHKSYPVVDQDGRVLGMASRADALVWTRQANDGHTLADHCADSPLAAAYEDELVGAVADRMADSGHGRLPVLDRDTGALVGLVARRDLLAARAHGQRQERGREALLRPGRRIKQGA; translated from the coding sequence TTGCCACCAACCCTGGCCTATTTCGGCCGGATCAGCGTGGCCCCGGCCCGGCCGGTGGACAGCCCGCTGGGCTGGTGGATGGTCCTGGTCCCGGTCGCGGGCTGCCTGATCATCGGGCTGATGGCGCGCTACGGTTCCGAAAAGATCCGGGGCCACGGCATTCCGGAGGCGATGGAGGCCATCCTGGTGGGCCGCAGCCGCATCCAACCCAAGGTGGCGCTGCTGAAACCGCTGTCGTCCGCCATTTCCATCGGGTCGGGCGGTCCCTTCGGCGCCGAGGGCCCCATCATCATGACCGGCGGGGCCATCGGATCGCTGTTCGCGCAGTTGTTCCACCTGACGGATGCGGAGCGCAAGACCCTGCTGGTGGCGGGTGCGGCCGCAGGCATGAGGGCCACCTTCGGCACACCGGTGGCCGCCATGCTGCTGGCCGTCGAACTGCTGCTGTTCGAATGGAAGCCGCGCAGCTTCATCCCCGTGGCCGTGGCGGCCGCCGTGGCCGCCGCCTGCCGCCCGGCCCTGCTGGGGGCCGGCCCCCTGTTCCCCCTGGCCGACAGCGCGCCCCTGCCGGCCCTGGGCCTGCTGCTGTGCGCCGTGCTGGGTGTGCTGGCCGGCCTGGGATCGGGCGTGCTGACCCGCCTGGTCTATGGGTTCGAGGATTTGTTCGCCCGCCTGCCCCTGCACTGGATGTGGTGGCCCATGATCGGCGGCCTGGCGGTCGGCATCGGCGGCCTGGTCGATCCCCGCGCCCTGGGCGTGGGTTATGAGAACATCGCCGCCTTGCTGCATGCCGGCATGGGCATGGACGACGCCCTGCGCCTGGTGGTGGTCAAGGCGCTGATCTGGGCCATCGCCCTGGGGTCCGGCACCTCCGGCGGGGTGCTGGCGCCCTTGCTGATGATGGGGGGCGCCCTGGGCGCCGTGTTCGGCCTGACCGTCCCTTACGGCACGCCCGGCGACTGGGCCCTGGTGGGCATGGCGGCGATGATGGGCGGCACCATGCGGGCGCCGCTGACCGCCATGATCTTCGCACTGGAACTGTCGCACGACATGGGCGCCCTGCTACCGCTGGCCATCGCCTGCACCCTGTCGCATGGCACCACGGTGCTGCTGCTGAAACGCTCCATCCTGACGGAGAAGGTGGCCCGGCGCGGCCATCACATCGTGCGTGAATACGGGGTCGATCCCTTCGACACCCTGCGTGTCGCCCAGATCATGGTGCGGCGGGTGGACACGCTGGCCAACGGCATGACCTTGGCCGACGCCGCCGCCTTTTTCCTGGACGGCGCCGACCGCCACAAAAGCTATCCCGTCGTGGACCAGGACGGCCGGGTATTGGGTATGGCATCCCGCGCAGACGCCCTGGTCTGGACACGGCAGGCGAATGACGGCCACACCCTGGCCGATCATTGCGCCGACAGCCCGCTGGCCGCCGCCTATGAAGATGAACTGGTCGGCGCCGTGGCCGACCGCATGGCCGACAGCGGCCACGGCCGCCTGCCGGTGCTGGACCGCGATACCGGCGCACTGGTCGGCCTGGTGGCCCGGCGGGACCTGCTGGCCGCCCGCGCACATGGCCAACGCCAGGAACGGGGTCGCGAAGCACTGCTGCGCCCCGGGCGGCGGATCAAACAGGGGGCGTGA
- the rpsR gene encoding 30S ribosomal protein S18, with amino-acid sequence MSFTQGNAGPGAGAPRAAGGGGGGRRPFFRRRKTCPFSGPNAPAIDYKDVKLLSRFISERGKIVPSRITAVSAKKQRELARAIKRARFLALLPYIVK; translated from the coding sequence TTCACCCAGGGTAATGCTGGCCCGGGCGCTGGTGCGCCGCGCGCCGCTGGTGGCGGCGGTGGTGGCCGTCGTCCGTTCTTCCGCCGTCGCAAGACCTGCCCGTTCTCCGGTCCGAACGCTCCGGCGATCGACTACAAGGACGTGAAGCTGCTGTCGCGCTTCATTTCCGAGCGGGGCAAGATTGTGCCCAGCCGCATCACCGCGGTTTCGGCCAAGAAGCAGCGTGAGCTGGCCCGCGCCATTAAGCGCGCCCGCTTCCTCGCCCTGCTGCCTTACATTGTGAAGTAA
- a CDS encoding methyl-accepting chemotaxis protein translates to MRIAVLLNAVLGILLAVLVVVLGIATESAYTDYRRAARAARMGDAVGDVFRALQSTRLERGAVKRLIPEKTLASPAAMADVMALRAKSNAAMDEVIAECTVLDCGDGVSAPALKAARKALDEVRAVADAAVAQPQDQRPADLFKNWSAATDALVGKLEQAGTSVGARISHESPAFASLIALKDAAYVTRDTAGLERNLLMFALQGQPYTPAMQIQSAGYRGQLEAGWRLTKALSLREDIPDSVRQAIAAGDAAYFKEVLGLHETIEKAVLAGTPSPVSLDQWMARSNASFEVLAAVSTAALDAADSLAQAQGTAAAVRLAVDGALVVICLLLGAAGMVMVTRRVTGPMTAMTGVMLRVAKGDLAADIPYADNRDEIGDLAGALAIFRDNALERQRLEEAQRQEHEGRERRARAVDALVGEFDRQVQEVLQSVNASSGHLTQIAGALGGMADATSSQVVAAASAAEQTSGNVQTVSAATEEMESSVREIGQQVAHSSAMAARAVGEAAQTNETVASLAEAARRIGDVVKMITDIASQTNLLALNATIEAARAGEAGKGFAVVAHEVKQLAGQTAKATEEIGAQITAIQKATDQAVGAIGTIGHSIRDMSEVSTAIAAAVEEQAAATGEISRNVRQAADATRDVSLNVAEVSAAVGETGRAVSDMHAAAHGLTGDANRLREAVDQFLNGIRAA, encoded by the coding sequence GTGCGTATCGCCGTCCTGCTGAACGCGGTGCTGGGCATCCTGCTGGCTGTGCTGGTGGTGGTGCTGGGCATCGCCACGGAAAGCGCCTACACCGACTATCGCCGGGCCGCGCGCGCCGCGCGCATGGGCGACGCGGTGGGCGACGTCTTTCGCGCCCTGCAAAGCACCCGGCTGGAGCGCGGCGCCGTGAAGCGCCTGATTCCTGAAAAGACCCTGGCCTCCCCCGCCGCCATGGCCGACGTGATGGCGCTGCGCGCCAAATCCAACGCTGCCATGGATGAGGTGATCGCCGAGTGCACCGTGCTGGATTGCGGTGATGGTGTCAGCGCACCGGCGCTGAAGGCCGCGCGCAAGGCCCTGGATGAGGTGCGCGCCGTTGCCGATGCCGCCGTGGCCCAGCCGCAGGACCAGCGCCCGGCCGACCTGTTCAAGAACTGGTCGGCGGCGACCGACGCCCTGGTGGGCAAGCTGGAACAGGCGGGCACCAGCGTGGGCGCCCGCATCAGCCATGAAAGCCCGGCCTTCGCCAGCCTGATCGCGCTGAAGGACGCGGCTTACGTCACCCGCGACACGGCGGGCCTGGAGCGCAACCTGCTGATGTTCGCCTTGCAGGGCCAGCCCTACACCCCGGCCATGCAGATCCAGTCCGCCGGCTATCGCGGCCAATTGGAGGCCGGCTGGCGCCTGACCAAGGCGCTGAGCCTGCGCGAGGACATTCCCGACAGCGTGCGCCAGGCCATCGCCGCCGGCGATGCCGCGTATTTCAAGGAAGTGCTGGGCCTGCACGAGACCATCGAGAAGGCGGTGCTGGCCGGCACGCCGTCGCCCGTGAGCCTGGACCAGTGGATGGCCCGTTCCAATGCCTCGTTCGAGGTGCTGGCCGCCGTCTCCACCGCAGCGCTGGACGCGGCGGACAGCCTGGCGCAGGCGCAGGGCACGGCCGCCGCCGTGCGGTTGGCGGTGGATGGCGCCCTGGTGGTCATCTGCCTGTTGCTGGGGGCCGCCGGCATGGTCATGGTGACCCGCCGCGTCACCGGCCCCATGACCGCCATGACCGGCGTGATGCTGCGTGTGGCCAAGGGCGACCTGGCCGCCGACATCCCCTATGCCGACAACCGGGATGAGATCGGCGACTTGGCTGGCGCGCTGGCCATCTTCCGCGACAACGCGTTGGAGCGACAGCGCCTGGAAGAGGCGCAGCGGCAGGAGCATGAGGGGCGCGAACGCCGCGCCCGTGCCGTCGATGCCCTGGTGGGTGAATTCGACCGCCAGGTGCAGGAGGTGTTGCAGTCCGTCAACGCGTCCTCCGGCCACCTGACGCAGATCGCCGGCGCCCTGGGCGGCATGGCGGATGCCACCTCCAGTCAGGTGGTGGCCGCGGCCTCGGCGGCGGAACAGACCTCCGGCAACGTGCAGACGGTGTCGGCCGCGACGGAAGAGATGGAAAGCTCCGTCCGTGAAATCGGGCAGCAGGTTGCCCATTCCAGCGCCATGGCCGCCCGGGCGGTGGGTGAGGCGGCACAGACCAACGAGACCGTGGCCAGCCTGGCGGAGGCCGCGCGCCGCATCGGCGACGTGGTCAAGATGATCACCGACATCGCCAGCCAGACCAACCTGCTGGCGCTGAACGCCACCATCGAGGCGGCGCGGGCCGGTGAGGCCGGCAAGGGCTTCGCCGTCGTGGCGCACGAGGTGAAGCAACTGGCCGGCCAGACCGCCAAGGCGACGGAGGAGATCGGCGCGCAGATCACCGCCATCCAGAAGGCGACCGACCAGGCGGTGGGCGCCATCGGCACCATCGGCCATTCCATCCGCGACATGAGCGAGGTGTCGACCGCCATCGCCGCCGCGGTGGAGGAACAGGCCGCCGCCACCGGGGAGATCAGCCGCAACGTCCGCCAGGCGGCGGACGCCACCCGCGACGTGTCTCTCAACGTGGCTGAGGTTTCGGCCGCGGTGGGTGAGACGGGCCGGGCGGTGTCCGACATGCACGCGGCGGCGCACGGCCTGACCGGCGATGCCAATCGCCTGCGCGAGGCGGTGGACCAGTTCCTGAACGGCATCCGCGCGGCTTAG
- the rplI gene encoding 50S ribosomal protein L9, translated as MEVILLQRVEKLGRMGEVVSVKPGFARNYLLPQKKALRASKDNLAFFESQKVKLEAQNAERKVEAEALAKKIADLSVIIIRQSGETGILYGSVSARDVAEVVTATGTVIERGQVAIDTPIKTLGLFKVRLVLHPEVSVAITVNVARTTEEAGLQAARGGMVAGRRDDEDEEEEVVEAADEATEETEA; from the coding sequence ATGGAAGTCATTCTGCTGCAGCGCGTCGAGAAGCTCGGCCGCATGGGCGAAGTGGTGTCGGTGAAGCCGGGTTTCGCCCGTAATTACCTGCTGCCCCAGAAGAAGGCCCTGCGCGCCTCCAAGGACAATCTGGCTTTCTTCGAAAGCCAGAAGGTGAAGCTGGAAGCCCAGAACGCCGAGCGCAAGGTTGAAGCCGAAGCACTGGCCAAGAAGATCGCCGACCTGTCGGTGATCATCATCCGCCAGTCCGGCGAAACCGGCATCCTGTACGGCTCGGTCAGCGCCCGTGACGTCGCCGAAGTGGTCACCGCCACCGGCACCGTCATCGAGCGTGGCCAGGTCGCCATCGACACCCCGATCAAGACCCTGGGCCTGTTCAAGGTCCGCCTGGTCCTGCACCCGGAAGTGTCCGTGGCCATCACCGTGAACGTCGCCCGCACCACCGAAGAAGCCGGCCTGCAGGCCGCGCGCGGTGGCATGGTCGCCGGTCGTCGTGATGACGAGGACGAAGAGGAAGAGGTGGTGGAAGCCGCCGATGAGGCCACGGAAGAGACCGAGGCCTGA
- a CDS encoding MarR family transcriptional regulator: MTHPQNPADTPALDKADYVLLAEFRHLLRRFLSFSEDAAAGAGLTAQQHQALLAIKGFPGRDHVTVGELAERLCVRPHSAVGLVDRLESHGLVVRRPGPGDRRQVVLSLTPAAEAVLAALSLAHRQEIRRLTPLIRPLFDQLSVQPPSQSDPSV, from the coding sequence ATGACGCACCCCCAAAACCCCGCCGACACCCCCGCCTTGGACAAGGCCGACTACGTGCTGTTGGCGGAATTCCGCCATCTGTTGCGGCGCTTCCTGTCATTCAGCGAGGATGCGGCGGCGGGGGCGGGCCTGACGGCGCAGCAGCACCAGGCCCTGCTGGCCATCAAGGGTTTCCCCGGTCGTGACCATGTCACGGTGGGGGAACTGGCGGAGCGGCTGTGCGTCCGGCCCCATAGTGCGGTGGGGCTGGTGGATCGGCTGGAAAGCCATGGGCTGGTCGTGCGCCGGCCGGGGCCGGGGGACAGGCGCCAGGTGGTGCTGAGCCTGACCCCGGCGGCGGAGGCGGTGCTGGCCGCCCTGTCGCTGGCCCATCGTCAGGAAATCCGCCGCCTCACGCCATTGATCCGGCCCCTGTTCGATCAGCTTTCGGTGCAGCCCCCGAGCCAATCCGATCCTTCCGTATAG